The Natrinema salifodinae genome includes a window with the following:
- the idsA3 gene encoding geranylfarnesyl diphosphate synthase produces the protein MTSPEAREEAVLEAVRQRRELVNDAIPEELPIKRPERLYEASRYLLDAGGKRLRPTVLLTTAEALADVESLSAEYRSFTPLDESGPVDMMAAAVSVEVIQSFTLIHDDIMDDDDLRRGVPAVHEEYDLETAILAGDTLYSKAFEIMLETGAEPDRIVEALDVLATTCTKICEGQSLDVTFEEQTDVSPDEYLEMVEQKTAVLYAASACLPAILLGADDETIDALYGYGLDIGRAFQIQDDVLDLTVPSEQLGKQRGSDLVENKQTLITVHAREQGVDVDNLVDTDDVDAVTEAEIDDAVAELETAGSISYANDTASDLVAQGKNRLEVLPDNEARDLLCELADYLIERGY, from the coding sequence ATGACGAGCCCCGAGGCACGTGAAGAGGCGGTGCTCGAGGCGGTCCGTCAGCGCCGCGAGCTGGTCAACGATGCGATTCCGGAGGAGTTGCCGATCAAACGGCCCGAACGGCTCTACGAGGCGTCGCGTTATCTGCTGGACGCAGGCGGGAAACGGCTTCGTCCGACCGTCCTCCTGACAACCGCGGAGGCGCTGGCCGACGTCGAGTCGCTCTCGGCCGAGTACCGGTCGTTCACGCCGCTCGACGAGAGCGGTCCGGTGGACATGATGGCCGCCGCCGTCAGCGTCGAGGTCATTCAGTCGTTCACGCTGATTCACGACGACATTATGGACGACGACGATCTCCGCCGGGGTGTCCCGGCCGTCCACGAGGAGTACGACCTCGAGACGGCCATCCTCGCTGGCGACACGCTGTACTCGAAGGCCTTCGAGATCATGCTCGAGACGGGTGCCGAGCCCGATCGGATCGTCGAGGCTCTGGACGTGCTCGCGACGACCTGCACTAAGATCTGCGAGGGACAGTCGCTGGACGTCACCTTCGAGGAACAGACCGACGTCTCCCCCGACGAGTACCTCGAGATGGTCGAGCAGAAGACGGCAGTGCTCTACGCCGCCTCGGCGTGTCTCCCCGCGATCCTGCTGGGAGCCGACGACGAGACCATCGACGCCCTCTACGGGTACGGACTCGACATCGGCCGCGCGTTCCAGATCCAAGACGACGTACTCGACCTGACCGTCCCCAGCGAACAGCTGGGCAAACAGCGAGGCAGCGACCTCGTCGAGAACAAACAGACGCTGATCACCGTCCACGCCCGCGAACAGGGCGTCGACGTGGATAATCTGGTCGACACCGACGACGTCGACGCGGTCACCGAGGCCGAAATCGACGACGCCGTCGCCGAACTGGAGACAGCCGGCTCGATCTCCTACGCCAACGACACCGCCAGCGACCTGGTCGCCCAGGGGAAAAACCGACTCGAAGTGCTGCCGGACAACGAGGCCCGCGATCTGCTCTGTGAGCTCGCGGATTACCTAATCGAACGCGGGTACTGA
- a CDS encoding ribonuclease J, whose protein sequence is MEIEIATIGGYEEVGRQMTAVRAGDDVVIFDMGLNLSQVLIHDNVETERMHSLDLIDMGAIPDDRVMSDLEGDVQAIVPTHGHLDHIGAISKLAHRYNAPVVATPFTIELVKQQIEGEQKFGVENDLIKMEAGETMSIGDSGQVDLEFVNVTHSIIDAINPVLHTPEGAVVYGLDKRMDHTPVIGDPIDMKRFREIGREGNGVLAYIEDCTNANKKGRTPSERVAREHLRDVLYSLEDYDGGLVATTFSSHIARVKSLVEFADDIGRQPVLLGRSMEKYSGTAERLDFIDFPTDLGMFGHRKSVDRTFKRIMNEGKGDYLPVVTGHQGEPRAMLTRMARGETPYELDDGDKVVFSARVIPEPTNEGQRYQAEKLLGMQGARIYDDIHVSGHLNQEGHYEMLNALQPQHVIPAHQDMSGYSSYVNLCEDEGYKMGRDLHVTRNGNLIQLVD, encoded by the coding sequence ATGGAAATCGAAATCGCAACCATCGGCGGCTACGAAGAAGTCGGACGGCAGATGACTGCCGTCCGTGCCGGGGACGACGTCGTCATCTTCGACATGGGTCTGAACCTCTCGCAGGTTCTCATCCACGACAACGTCGAAACCGAGCGGATGCACAGTCTCGATCTGATCGACATGGGCGCAATCCCCGACGATCGGGTCATGAGCGACCTCGAGGGCGACGTGCAGGCCATCGTGCCCACGCACGGCCACCTCGACCACATCGGCGCCATCTCCAAGCTGGCCCACCGGTACAACGCGCCGGTCGTCGCAACGCCGTTTACGATCGAACTCGTCAAACAGCAGATCGAGGGCGAGCAGAAGTTCGGCGTCGAGAACGATCTGATCAAGATGGAGGCCGGCGAGACGATGTCGATCGGCGACTCCGGCCAGGTCGACCTCGAGTTCGTCAACGTCACGCACTCGATCATCGACGCCATCAACCCTGTCCTCCACACGCCCGAAGGTGCGGTCGTCTACGGGCTGGACAAGCGCATGGACCACACGCCCGTCATCGGCGACCCGATCGACATGAAGCGGTTCCGCGAGATCGGTCGCGAGGGCAACGGCGTCCTCGCCTACATCGAGGACTGTACCAACGCGAACAAGAAGGGGCGGACGCCCTCCGAGCGGGTCGCCCGCGAACACCTCCGTGACGTTCTCTACAGTCTCGAGGACTACGACGGCGGACTCGTCGCGACGACCTTCTCGAGTCACATCGCTCGCGTGAAGTCGCTCGTCGAGTTCGCCGACGACATCGGCCGCCAGCCCGTCCTGCTCGGTCGGTCGATGGAGAAGTACTCGGGCACCGCGGAGCGGCTCGACTTCATCGACTTCCCCACCGACCTAGGGATGTTCGGCCACCGCAAGTCCGTCGACCGCACGTTCAAACGCATCATGAACGAGGGCAAGGGCGACTACCTGCCCGTCGTCACCGGCCACCAGGGCGAGCCCCGCGCGATGCTCACTCGGATGGCCCGCGGCGAGACGCCGTACGAACTGGACGACGGGGACAAGGTCGTCTTCTCCGCCCGCGTCATTCCGGAGCCAACCAACGAGGGTCAGCGCTACCAGGCCGAGAAGCTGCTGGGCATGCAGGGCGCTCGCATCTACGACGACATCCACGTCTCGGGCCACCTCAACCAGGAGGGCCACTACGAGATGCTCAACGCACTCCAGCCCCAGCACGTCATCCCGGCCCACCAGGATATGAGCGGCTACTCGAGCTACGTCAACCTCTGTGAGGACGAGGGGTACAAAATGGGCCGTGACCTCCACGTCACGCGCAACGGAAACCTGATCCAGCTAGTCGACTGA
- the trkA gene encoding Trk system potassium transporter TrkA, which yields MYVIIVGAGEVGRSIAANLEETHDVVVVDRDAAVTEELTYSLDVLTIHGDGTDLETLREAGLEQAGLVIACTDNDETNAVVCGAAKAATDVFTIARVRRRMLLETWQGSQGAFGVDFMVCTDLLTAQTIFRISGLPSAHDVDTFAGGLIRMAEFDIPTDSPIADRTVSEADCYDSLTFAALFRDDEMLVTRGDTVIRGGDRVVVIGSPDSINDFADEVATAPEEAEEVVIVGASEIGYQTAREFEDHGFRPRLIERDHDRAREVAEALPNTMVMESDATDADFLAREHVDEADVVIAALDSDEKNLLVSLLADRLGVDRTVAIIETPEYADLFETVGVDVAINPREETAEEIVRFTRTDHTEKVAMLEHDRAEVIEIEVAPESVLVGQNIAAATNKLPEGVVIGAISRAGEHITPRGSTTVEPGDHVIVFVDAAVLDEVVDLI from the coding sequence GTGTACGTGATCATCGTCGGAGCCGGCGAGGTCGGCCGATCGATCGCAGCCAACTTAGAAGAGACCCACGACGTCGTCGTGGTCGATCGGGACGCCGCCGTCACCGAGGAACTCACCTATTCGCTGGACGTCCTCACGATTCACGGCGACGGAACCGACCTCGAGACGCTCCGCGAGGCCGGCCTCGAACAGGCGGGCCTGGTCATCGCGTGTACGGACAACGACGAGACCAACGCGGTCGTCTGTGGCGCCGCGAAGGCCGCGACCGACGTGTTCACCATCGCCCGCGTGCGCCGCCGGATGCTCTTGGAGACCTGGCAGGGGTCACAGGGCGCGTTCGGCGTCGACTTCATGGTCTGTACCGACCTGCTGACCGCCCAGACGATCTTCCGGATCTCGGGGCTGCCGAGCGCGCACGACGTCGACACGTTCGCCGGCGGGCTCATACGGATGGCCGAGTTCGACATTCCGACCGACAGCCCGATCGCCGACCGAACCGTCAGCGAGGCCGACTGCTACGACTCGCTGACCTTCGCCGCCCTCTTCCGCGACGACGAAATGCTCGTCACCCGCGGCGACACGGTCATTCGGGGCGGGGACCGGGTCGTCGTCATCGGCAGCCCCGACTCGATCAACGACTTCGCCGACGAGGTCGCCACGGCCCCCGAGGAGGCCGAGGAGGTCGTCATCGTCGGCGCCAGCGAGATCGGCTACCAGACCGCCCGCGAGTTCGAGGACCACGGCTTCCGCCCGCGGCTGATCGAGCGGGATCACGACCGGGCACGCGAGGTCGCCGAGGCGCTCCCGAACACGATGGTCATGGAGAGCGACGCGACCGACGCCGACTTCCTCGCCCGCGAGCACGTCGACGAGGCCGATGTCGTGATCGCCGCCCTAGACAGCGACGAGAAGAACTTGCTGGTCTCCCTGCTGGCCGATCGTCTCGGCGTCGATCGGACCGTCGCGATCATCGAGACCCCGGAGTACGCCGACCTCTTCGAGACCGTCGGCGTCGACGTCGCGATCAATCCCCGCGAGGAGACCGCCGAGGAGATCGTCCGCTTTACCCGGACCGACCACACCGAGAAGGTGGCCATGCTCGAACACGACCGCGCGGAGGTCATCGAGATCGAGGTCGCGCCGGAGAGCGTCCTCGTCGGCCAGAACATCGCCGCTGCGACGAACAAACTTCCCGAGGGAGTCGTCATCGGCGCGATCTCTCGGGCCGGCGAGCACATCACGCCGCGGGGCTCGACGACCGTCGAGCCTGGCGATCACGTGATCGTCTTCGTGGACGCGGCCGTCCTCGACGAGGTCGTCGACCTAATCTGA
- a CDS encoding TrkH family potassium uptake protein, giving the protein MNEAIETIGRDLGRMFEALAGLLFVSLLVPLVWGEYWAIPALLVSGLVPLVIGYYLTRRFRQATRPGKLHGMVIAAMGWFCVAVFGSLPFYLIAWTVELGVPALGTPSQTATLAAFTDPLNALFESMSGFTGTGLTMTDNEEVLPRTLQWWRSFIEWVGGVGVIVLTTAILARPGSGSLTLYKSEARSERIHPSIVSTVQTIWWIFILFTFVSILVLWVVGMPIWEAINHGMTGLATGGFSVTDESIATYDSVAIDFALLPIMLLGSIAFPVHYLILQGDLRNLYTDLQTRWVFIYMSAGTLVLTAFVYAAGTYDSLFSAFRYGSFQFVSAATCAGFQTAVDATNVALGRWPAYAQLTVTAGMIVGGAAGSTVGGIKLIRALTLLKGIRFRIADVFYPETAVRRLDINGRRLSERELRQEFEEAAIIAVLWFLFLGLGMFVLLLILPPGEYTLENVIFEVASAQGNVGLSAGITGPDSLPTLGKVMFLFNMWIGRLEIIPVLVTLRALFSRGGLYR; this is encoded by the coding sequence ATGAACGAGGCGATAGAAACGATCGGTCGCGACCTGGGACGCATGTTCGAGGCGCTGGCCGGCCTCCTGTTCGTCTCGCTGCTCGTCCCGCTCGTCTGGGGCGAGTACTGGGCGATTCCAGCCCTGCTCGTCTCCGGCCTGGTCCCGCTCGTCATCGGCTACTACCTGACGCGGCGGTTCCGCCAGGCGACCAGGCCGGGCAAACTGCACGGCATGGTCATCGCCGCGATGGGCTGGTTCTGCGTCGCCGTGTTCGGCTCGCTGCCGTTCTATCTCATCGCGTGGACGGTCGAACTCGGCGTGCCGGCGCTTGGCACCCCGTCGCAGACGGCGACGCTGGCGGCCTTTACCGACCCGCTCAACGCCCTGTTCGAGAGCATGAGCGGCTTCACCGGTACCGGGTTGACGATGACCGACAACGAGGAAGTGCTACCGCGCACGCTGCAGTGGTGGCGCTCGTTCATCGAGTGGGTCGGCGGCGTCGGCGTGATCGTCCTCACGACGGCGATCCTCGCCAGGCCCGGCAGCGGGTCGCTGACCCTCTACAAGAGCGAGGCCCGCTCCGAGCGGATCCACCCGAGTATCGTCTCGACCGTCCAGACGATCTGGTGGATCTTCATCCTCTTTACGTTCGTCTCGATCCTGGTACTGTGGGTCGTCGGGATGCCGATCTGGGAGGCGATCAACCACGGGATGACGGGCCTGGCGACCGGCGGGTTCTCCGTCACCGACGAGTCGATTGCGACCTACGACAGCGTCGCGATCGACTTCGCGCTCCTCCCGATCATGCTGCTGGGGAGCATCGCCTTCCCGGTCCACTACCTAATCCTCCAAGGTGACCTGCGGAACCTCTATACGGACCTCCAGACGCGGTGGGTGTTCATCTACATGAGCGCTGGGACGCTCGTCCTCACCGCGTTCGTCTACGCCGCCGGCACGTACGACTCCCTGTTCTCTGCGTTCCGGTACGGCTCCTTCCAGTTCGTCTCGGCGGCGACCTGCGCTGGCTTCCAGACCGCCGTCGACGCGACCAACGTGGCGCTCGGCCGATGGCCGGCCTACGCCCAACTGACCGTGACGGCCGGCATGATCGTCGGCGGCGCGGCCGGGTCGACCGTCGGCGGGATCAAGCTGATCCGGGCGCTCACGCTGCTGAAAGGCATCCGATTCCGCATCGCGGACGTCTTCTATCCCGAGACGGCCGTCCGGCGACTGGACATCAACGGTCGGCGCCTCTCCGAACGGGAGCTGCGCCAGGAGTTCGAGGAAGCGGCGATCATCGCTGTGTTGTGGTTCCTGTTCCTCGGTCTCGGCATGTTCGTGCTCCTCCTGATCCTCCCGCCTGGCGAGTACACTCTCGAGAACGTCATCTTCGAGGTGGCCAGCGCCCAGGGTAACGTCGGCCTCTCGGCGGGCATCACCGGCCCCGACTCGCTGCCGACGCTCGGCAAGGTCATGTTCCTGTTCAATATGTGGATCGGCCGCCTCGAGATCATCCCCGTGCTGGTGACGCTGCGGGCGCTCTTCAGCCGCGGAGGGCTGTACCGATGA
- a CDS encoding potassium channel family protein, whose product MYIIVVGAGDIGVPLIDIATSSGNEVVVIETDAERADRVADEYDCLVLNDDATSHEALLDANIERADALISTTDRDATNIMVCLLAQEHEVPAIVSVVHDPDHMNVFRQIGVNTMQNPQELIAEYLYRAVARPAIVDYMQIGEEAEVFEIEVTENAPIAGTTLVEAAEDGLLHDEVLIVAIEREGQDPPITPRGETEIETGDLVTVYSGFGADPELTDVFGHPEDRLQ is encoded by the coding sequence ATGTATATTATCGTCGTCGGAGCGGGCGATATCGGCGTTCCGCTCATCGATATCGCGACCAGCTCGGGCAACGAAGTCGTTGTCATCGAGACCGACGCCGAGCGCGCGGATCGGGTCGCCGATGAGTACGACTGCCTGGTCCTCAACGACGACGCGACGTCCCACGAGGCCCTCTTAGACGCCAACATCGAACGGGCGGACGCGCTGATCAGCACGACCGATCGGGACGCGACCAACATCATGGTCTGTCTGCTCGCCCAGGAACACGAGGTGCCCGCGATCGTGTCGGTCGTCCACGATCCGGACCACATGAACGTGTTCCGCCAGATCGGCGTCAACACGATGCAGAACCCGCAGGAACTCATCGCCGAGTACCTCTATCGGGCGGTTGCCCGACCGGCGATCGTCGACTACATGCAGATCGGCGAGGAGGCCGAGGTGTTCGAAATCGAGGTTACCGAGAACGCTCCGATCGCCGGCACGACCCTCGTCGAGGCGGCCGAGGACGGACTGCTCCACGACGAGGTCCTGATCGTCGCGATCGAACGCGAGGGCCAGGATCCGCCGATCACCCCGCGCGGCGAGACCGAGATCGAAACGGGCGATTTAGTGACCGTCTACTCCGGGTTCGGCGCCGATCCCGAACTCACCGACGTGTTCGGTCACCCGGAAGATCGGTTGCAATGA
- a CDS encoding TrkH family potassium uptake protein, whose translation MRIRINWQTSLALTGTVLKYLSVPLLVPLTVALIYREAILAFVATIALTIAVGHALERLSPMPDLQVREAMLFVAISWLAVAIVGAVPYVLAGWGTESTLAHPVNALFESMSGFTTTGATVLGEISLDRHSHAVMMWRQLTQWLGGMGIIVLMVAILPELAVSGAQLVQSEAPGPQLQKLTPRIAETARILWLAYFTFTVVYIALLYGLHLAGLAPNMGLYNAVAHGFTTLPTGGFSPEADSIAAFSAAVQWTVIPFMIIAGTNFALFWHVFSGEHHRFVRNSEFRAYIAAIAALASLLAAILYAGAAPALAELGGVTEGILENSLRQSAFQIASLLTSTGYATSDFVEWSSTGKIVLLFAMLVGGCAGSTGGGVKVIRWLIVFKVLRRELFTASHPEVVRPIRLGGNVVDEDAVRGVLGFTFMYLFIFAVAALLIALDYTRTGGAMAPLEAFSASLATIGNIGPGFGFLGPFGSYLEFPYTSKLLMVFLMWIGRLEIIPVLVLFTGGFWTR comes from the coding sequence ATGAGGATCCGCATCAATTGGCAGACGAGTCTCGCGCTGACCGGGACCGTCCTGAAGTATCTCTCTGTCCCGCTGCTCGTTCCGCTGACCGTCGCGCTCATCTATCGCGAAGCGATCCTCGCGTTCGTCGCGACGATCGCCCTCACGATCGCGGTCGGCCACGCGCTCGAACGGCTCAGTCCGATGCCCGATCTCCAGGTCCGGGAGGCGATGCTCTTCGTGGCGATCTCGTGGCTGGCGGTGGCGATCGTCGGCGCGGTCCCTTACGTGCTCGCGGGCTGGGGGACCGAGTCGACGCTCGCCCATCCCGTCAACGCGCTGTTCGAGTCGATGTCCGGGTTCACGACGACCGGGGCGACCGTCCTCGGAGAGATCTCGCTCGACCGCCACTCACACGCCGTGATGATGTGGCGCCAGCTCACGCAGTGGCTCGGCGGGATGGGGATCATCGTCCTGATGGTCGCGATCCTCCCCGAACTCGCGGTCAGCGGTGCGCAACTCGTTCAGTCGGAGGCGCCGGGACCGCAGCTACAGAAGCTCACCCCGCGGATCGCCGAGACCGCGCGGATCCTCTGGCTCGCGTACTTCACGTTCACCGTCGTCTATATCGCCTTACTGTACGGGCTCCATCTGGCCGGCCTGGCGCCGAACATGGGCCTCTACAACGCCGTCGCCCACGGCTTCACGACGCTCCCGACGGGCGGGTTCTCGCCGGAGGCCGACAGCATCGCGGCGTTCTCGGCGGCCGTTCAGTGGACCGTGATCCCGTTTATGATCATCGCCGGGACGAACTTCGCCCTGTTCTGGCACGTCTTCAGCGGCGAGCACCACCGCTTCGTCCGCAACTCCGAGTTCCGGGCGTACATCGCGGCGATCGCCGCGCTGGCGTCGCTGCTGGCCGCCATCCTCTACGCCGGCGCCGCACCCGCCCTGGCGGAGCTCGGCGGCGTGACGGAGGGCATCCTCGAGAACTCGCTGCGTCAGAGTGCCTTCCAGATCGCGTCGCTGTTGACCTCGACCGGTTACGCGACCAGCGACTTCGTCGAGTGGAGTTCGACGGGCAAGATCGTCCTCCTGTTCGCGATGCTCGTCGGCGGCTGCGCCGGCTCGACCGGCGGCGGCGTCAAGGTTATCCGCTGGCTGATCGTGTTCAAGGTGTTGCGCCGGGAGCTGTTTACCGCCTCCCATCCGGAGGTCGTTCGTCCGATCCGCCTCGGCGGCAACGTGGTCGACGAGGACGCCGTCCGCGGCGTGCTCGGCTTCACCTTCATGTACCTCTTCATCTTCGCCGTCGCGGCCCTACTGATCGCGCTGGATTACACCCGCACCGGCGGCGCGATGGCGCCGCTCGAGGCGTTCAGCGCGAGCCTGGCGACCATCGGAAACATCGGCCCGGGATTCGGATTCCTCGGCCCGTTCGGAAGCTACCTCGAGTTCCCGTACACCTCGAAGCTGCTGATGGTCTTTCTCATGTGGATCGGCCGCCTCGAGATTATCCCCGTGCTCGTCCTGTTCACGGGCGGGTTCTGGACGCGCTGA
- a CDS encoding isopentenyl phosphate kinase, with product MIVLKLGGSVITAKDRAETLDGEALDRAADAIADARDGSGDEDLVIVHGGGSFGHHHASEHGVTTTEGTRDADAVLDIHGAMKTLNQFVLSRLAARDVDAVPVHPFSAARRNSDGDLHLTTEQVETMLAEGFVPVLHGDVVAHAGAGATVVSGDELVAALARDLAADRVGLCSTVPGVLDERDAVIGRITDFESVADVLGASDATDVTGGMAGKVRTLLDLEPAASIFGLDDLGAFLGGENPGTTIE from the coding sequence ATGATCGTCCTGAAACTCGGCGGCAGCGTCATCACCGCGAAGGATCGCGCGGAGACGCTCGACGGCGAGGCCCTCGACCGGGCCGCGGACGCGATCGCCGACGCCCGCGACGGGAGCGGCGACGAGGACCTCGTCATCGTCCACGGCGGCGGGAGCTTCGGTCACCACCACGCCAGCGAACACGGCGTCACCACGACCGAGGGCACCCGCGACGCAGACGCAGTCCTGGACATCCACGGCGCGATGAAGACCCTGAATCAGTTCGTCCTGAGCCGCCTGGCCGCCCGCGACGTCGACGCGGTGCCGGTCCACCCGTTCTCGGCGGCCCGCCGCAACAGCGACGGCGACCTCCATCTGACGACCGAGCAGGTCGAAACCATGCTCGCGGAGGGATTCGTACCGGTGTTGCACGGGGACGTCGTCGCTCACGCCGGGGCGGGCGCGACCGTCGTCAGCGGCGACGAACTCGTGGCGGCGCTCGCCCGAGACCTCGCGGCCGATCGGGTCGGCCTCTGTTCGACGGTACCGGGCGTGCTCGACGAGCGCGATGCGGTGATCGGCCGAATTACGGATTTCGAGTCCGTCGCCGACGTGCTCGGGGCCAGCGACGCGACCGACGTGACCGGCGGGATGGCCGGCAAGGTCCGGACGTTGCTCGACCTCGAGCCGGCCGCGTCGATCTTCGGACTCGACGATCTGGGCGCGTTTCTCGGCGGCGAGAACCCGGGGACGACGATCGAGTAG
- a CDS encoding thiamine-phosphate synthase family protein: MSLVLPSELVVDRFLPTVRAMLATRLAERGMTQQEIAAELGVTQAAVSKYVSGESGGDDRFRDDPETVATVERIADGLVGGEMDGYDALAELLSLVRSLEDRGPICELHEEEMPALRGLGCDLCVRGLDPDVRAERDVLANVRTAARTLASTPEMTDFIPNVGTNVGMCLPASGDETDVAAIPGRIYAMGGRIEIPANPEFGASKHVATAVLAATAVDPEIRGAVNIATDDALLEAAETLGIEPLEFDADYEDRGEHLRSRFADRGAVPRVAYHRGAFGIEPVTYVFGATAVDAAELIGDLLESEST; encoded by the coding sequence ATGTCGCTCGTTTTGCCAAGCGAACTCGTGGTCGACCGGTTCCTGCCGACGGTGCGGGCGATGCTGGCGACCAGGCTCGCCGAGCGCGGCATGACCCAACAGGAGATCGCCGCCGAACTCGGCGTCACCCAGGCCGCGGTCAGCAAGTACGTCAGCGGCGAAAGCGGCGGTGACGACCGGTTCCGCGACGACCCCGAGACCGTTGCGACCGTCGAACGCATCGCCGACGGCCTGGTCGGCGGCGAGATGGACGGCTACGATGCGCTGGCCGAACTCCTCTCGCTCGTCCGCAGCCTCGAGGACCGCGGTCCCATCTGCGAACTCCACGAAGAGGAGATGCCGGCGCTGCGCGGCCTGGGCTGTGACCTGTGCGTTCGCGGCCTCGATCCCGACGTGCGGGCCGAACGGGACGTGCTCGCAAACGTCCGCACCGCCGCGCGAACGCTCGCTTCGACGCCGGAGATGACCGACTTCATCCCGAACGTCGGGACGAACGTCGGCATGTGTCTTCCAGCGTCCGGCGACGAAACCGACGTGGCCGCGATTCCGGGCCGCATCTACGCCATGGGCGGCCGGATCGAAATTCCGGCGAACCCCGAGTTCGGCGCGTCGAAACACGTTGCGACGGCCGTCCTCGCCGCGACGGCCGTCGATCCCGAGATCCGCGGCGCCGTCAATATCGCCACCGACGACGCCCTGCTCGAGGCCGCCGAGACGCTGGGCATCGAGCCACTCGAGTTCGACGCCGACTACGAGGACCGCGGCGAGCACCTGCGAAGTCGGTTCGCGGACCGCGGAGCGGTCCCGCGCGTCGCCTACCACCGCGGCGCGTTCGGGATCGAGCCCGTCACCTACGTCTTCGGCGCGACGGCCGTCGACGCCGCCGAACTGATCGGCGACTTGCTCGAGTCGGAGTCGACGTGA
- a CDS encoding DUF7344 domain-containing protein, which produces MQSRQPGGPGEVVERWDRVFAALSAEPRRQIVTELMDVAPGEAVSLPEAGTNPALETEPERLQTQLHHHHLPVLADAGLVQWERDPFRAYRGRDFEEVTIVLESLYANVDAMPDRLVRGCRRLEREREQERDDDGGSSGYGVKG; this is translated from the coding sequence ATGCAGAGTCGACAGCCTGGCGGTCCGGGCGAGGTCGTCGAGCGATGGGACCGGGTATTCGCCGCGCTCTCGGCCGAGCCGCGACGGCAGATCGTCACCGAACTCATGGACGTCGCTCCCGGTGAAGCGGTCTCGCTCCCGGAGGCCGGCACGAATCCGGCGCTCGAAACCGAACCCGAGCGCCTTCAAACGCAATTACATCACCACCATCTCCCCGTGCTGGCGGACGCAGGGCTCGTCCAGTGGGAGCGCGACCCGTTTCGCGCGTATCGCGGCCGCGACTTCGAGGAAGTGACCATCGTCCTCGAGAGCCTGTACGCGAACGTGGACGCGATGCCGGACCGCCTGGTCCGCGGCTGTCGCAGGCTCGAGCGCGAACGCGAACAGGAACGCGACGACGACGGCGGAAGTTCGGGGTACGGAGTGAAGGGCTGA
- the rpsB gene encoding 30S ribosomal protein S2, translating into MTENDASQEGLDAAEEAIDEEPAEGAGPAADEDVEPAAEQPANAEGEPEAEADTDAADDAETEDAGPTLDDDVMSDEEADLLIPVEDYLGAGVHIGTQQKTADMERFIHRVRTDGLYVLDVSKTDGRIRTAADFLSNYDPEQILVTSSRQYGRFPAEKFAEAVGARARTGRFIPGTLTNPKYDGYIEPDVVVVTDPIGDAQAVKEAITVGIPVIAMCDSNNQLSNVDLVVPTNNKGRKALSVVYWLLANEVLDRRGAEPSYSLEDFESTP; encoded by the coding sequence ATGACAGAGAACGACGCATCCCAGGAAGGGCTCGACGCTGCCGAGGAGGCGATCGACGAGGAGCCAGCCGAAGGGGCTGGCCCCGCCGCCGACGAGGACGTCGAGCCAGCAGCCGAACAGCCCGCCAACGCCGAGGGAGAGCCCGAGGCGGAGGCCGACACAGACGCAGCCGACGACGCCGAGACCGAAGACGCCGGTCCGACCCTCGACGACGACGTCATGTCCGACGAGGAAGCGGACCTGCTGATCCCCGTCGAGGACTACCTCGGCGCCGGTGTCCACATCGGTACCCAGCAGAAGACCGCGGACATGGAGCGGTTCATCCACCGCGTCCGGACCGACGGGCTCTACGTGCTGGACGTCTCCAAGACCGACGGCCGCATCCGCACGGCCGCGGACTTCCTCTCGAACTACGACCCCGAGCAGATTCTGGTCACCTCGAGCCGCCAGTACGGGCGATTCCCGGCCGAAAAGTTCGCCGAGGCCGTCGGCGCTCGCGCCCGCACCGGCCGTTTCATCCCGGGCACGCTGACCAACCCCAAGTACGACGGCTACATCGAGCCCGATGTCGTCGTCGTCACTGACCCGATCGGCGACGCCCAGGCCGTCAAGGAGGCCATCACGGTCGGCATCCCGGTCATCGCAATGTGCGACTCGAACAACCAGCTCAGCAACGTCGACCTCGTCGTCCCGACGAACAACAAGGGTCGAAAGGCCCTCTCGGTCGTCTACTGGCTGCTCGCCAACGAGGTTCTCGACCGCCGCGGCGCCGAGCCGTCCTACTCGCTCGAGGACTTCGAGAGCACGCCGTAA